In Natrinema versiforme, the following are encoded in one genomic region:
- a CDS encoding IS6 family transposase, producing MAKIDRLNGCSDWIDLSVVERERTPRRLMGLGIRLHLAGLSLSNTVRELERFGVERSRKAVHDWVQKADLQPATDTTPDHIALDETVIRIDDHQYWLYAAVDPGTNKILHIRLFSATTTALTERFLRELPEKHDVEDAVFLVDGAQHLQTALRRHGLRFRYEKHGNRNAVERVFREIKRRTSSFSNCFSHAKSSTAESWLQAFAVRQNATN from the coding sequence ATGGCAAAAATCGACCGCCTCAACGGTTGTAGCGACTGGATCGATTTGAGTGTTGTGGAGCGAGAACGGACACCGCGTCGGCTGATGGGGCTCGGTATTCGACTCCACCTTGCTGGATTATCGCTTTCGAATACCGTTCGAGAACTCGAGAGGTTCGGTGTCGAGCGATCGCGGAAGGCTGTTCACGATTGGGTACAGAAAGCCGATCTACAGCCAGCAACTGACACGACTCCGGATCACATTGCGCTCGACGAAACCGTGATTCGGATCGATGATCACCAGTATTGGCTGTACGCTGCAGTCGATCCTGGAACGAACAAGATTCTCCATATACGGCTGTTTTCAGCGACTACAACCGCATTGACTGAACGCTTTCTACGAGAATTACCCGAGAAACATGATGTCGAAGACGCTGTGTTTCTCGTCGACGGAGCACAGCATCTCCAGACAGCACTCCGCCGACATGGGCTCCGATTTCGATACGAAAAACATGGAAATCGAAACGCTGTTGAACGTGTCTTTCGAGAGATAAAACGACGTACCTCCTCGTTTTCAAATTGTTTTAGTCACGCCAAATCATCAACCGCAGAATCGTGGCTCCAAGCTTTCGCCGTCCGGCAGAATGCTACAAACTAA